The following nucleotide sequence is from Triticum dicoccoides isolate Atlit2015 ecotype Zavitan chromosome 7B, WEW_v2.0, whole genome shotgun sequence.
caaacacgggatcacccttgggtggaggaggatccccaaggatttcaacaggcaaattgtgtttcaaaataggcccttgattaaagaatacttcatctgtttcccttctttcattcataaagatataattttcatggtctagaaaatattgttctaaaggatcattaggaggcactgcaatagaagcaagaccaataatttcatccttactaggcaattctttatcatgaggttgtctaagaAATTTAGAGAAATTGAAATCAtgagactgatgacccacaagcactactggaatcagggaatTTGTTGTCTGccaattctttgccgtcagctagcggacggcaaagaagatctttgccatcagctaccaagaaGCTGACGGCAAACaaatggcagacgacaaagaaggtctttgcaatctgccatttctttgccgtccgttGGCTGAGGGCAAAGAATCTTTgctgtccgctggctgacggcaaatagggaggtggcacccactaacgaaaaaactaacggccactttctttgtcgtcagctagcggatggcaaagagcccgaaagcagacggcaaagaaaataaCCTAACATATCTAACGGCCGCCCCCGGAAGACACCCACCCACGACCCACACAGCCTCAGGCCCCACCCACGATGCACACACGCCCAACCCACGCGCACACACACCCACGTTGGATCCCATCTCTCTTGACTTCCTCGATCCCCTTCTCCACCCCACGCCGCCGCCAGATTTCGGTGATCCCCGCCGTTCCCCACCACAAGCTCGCCGCCCCACCGCGGAAGCCTCGTCGCCGGTCGCCCCGACctcgagatccgccgccgccatggGAGCCGAGCACCGAGCTCCTCTGCGCCCCGCCAGCGTCCCCGCGTCGCCCCCACCTCCCAACAAGCTCGCTGCCCCATCGCGGAAGCCTCGTCGCCGGTCGCCTCGACCTCGAGATCCACTGCTGCCATGGTGGCCGAGCACCGAGGTCCTCTGTGCCCCGCCCGCGTCcccgcgtcgtcgccgccgccccatGCTGCCTCGCGGCCGTTGGGCCGCTGTATGTTGTTCTCAAGACTGCGTTTTCTTCTATTCCCCTTTCCAAGTCTTCCTCTCATCTTATCCATTGGAGGCCGCAGCCGTCAGGTCGCTGCTGCTACTGGTGGCGTGATTGTCATCGCTGTGAGATTGCTGCTGTTCTTGGCACCACTTCTCGTCGTGGCCGCTGTCGTGTGGAGGCTGCTCCCACTCCCCTGCTCCTTGCGTCGTCGTGGCCGCCACTGCTGCCGGTGGAGCACGGGCTGCTGTTGGCCATCGGCCCACCCCCGCTCTGTTGCTTCTCCAACTCGTTGTGTCACTCTTGGTTCGATCTTTAGCGTTGGAGCAACATAGTTCCTGTAGGTGGGTTAGCATCTTGGCTGGATTGTTTGATGTGGCCTGTTTTGCTTGTTCAGGTATGCCAACAGCTTGACGAACATGTCTATATGCGTGTAAGCAATTAAACCTGGGGCGAGGAGTTAGTTTGCAAGTTATAATTATGTTTTATCTTACACGTGAGGATTAGAAATGCTCTTGTACACTGGTTTTCCCTTGTTGTACAATACTGAACTTGGTTCAGTTAAAAACTGCACTGCCTGACAGTTCTTGACAGCAAGCTTCTATCTAAAAATTGAGTTAGCTATTCTTAGCATTTAGAGTTG
It contains:
- the LOC119340580 gene encoding serine/arginine repetitive matrix protein 1-like isoform X1; translation: MGAEHRAPLRPASVPASPPPPNKLAAPSRKPRRRSPRPRDPLLPWWPSTEVLCAPPASPRRRRRPMLPRGRWAAVNPEDDMHGSLGSSILLAARASSSLHGPPPCRSDAPRRSSADQAHRPPGWKKRRRSREDLSDKIVLTW
- the LOC119340580 gene encoding serine/arginine repetitive matrix protein 1-like isoform X2, which codes for MGAEHRAPLRPASVPASPPPPNKLAAPSRKPRRRSPRPRDPLLPWWPSTEVLCAPPASPRRRRRPMLPRGRWAAVNPEDDMHGSLGSSILLAARASSSLHGPPPCRSDAPRRSSADQAHRPPVFLLCRLEEKKKIQRRS